A stretch of DNA from Cottoperca gobio chromosome 18, fCotGob3.1, whole genome shotgun sequence:
tcctcttttttttacagaagtcaCACATAGTGTTATATACAGAGCATTTCACATATTAGTGCCTTGAAAAAAGGTGCTGGTTCAGTGAACAAAAGGGTGCAGGTGATCTGTGAGGTCCTCTGAATGAATGTTCCCCTCACTGTGTTCAAGGAGGTGCGTTCAAAGACCCGGAGCTGACGACACAAAACCAgagaaaaatctaaattaacATTACTTTCTATTTTTATGTTATCCTGATAAAACAGTGAattttctttatacatttaatataataataaaaaaagggttACCTGTTagaattaaaatgctgcttcagcaTCAGGTAAAGAAACTGGAAAAAAGAgcagataaaacatttgtttttaaatcatctgCTTATTAAAGCAACAACAACCCCCGGTGGTtcaatcatttcaaaataaaagaaagcagaaaagtTAAGGGTGGGAATGTTTGGAAAACAGTCTTCTGCAAAAAGGATCAGCGGTCTAAACAAAGGCTGGAGAGAGAAGACTTCACATGTTGAGGCAGATAGAGGCAGATAAAGGCAAATCCACAAATGTCTTCAGTTGGACAAAGTCACAGGAGGAAAAGGCCACGAAGAAAGAAGGGATTGTTgtccaagtcatgtgactccGAGACTTAAAGCTCAGTAGGAACATGTAGGAAGGTCATCAACATGCAGTCACACTTGGTAAGGATTTTGGGACAAAAGGGGCCTTTCGCTGCGTGTTCCATGTTGGTCAATGCACCGCGCTACTCTGAACGTCACTGTGGCGCTGTACTAAACGGGTCCGCCTTATTGGCAATGCTAAAGTTGCTAGCCATAGATCAAACGGGATTCTTCTAACAAACTGGAAAGCTGCATCAAGTGCATATCTAATTATTTCTGCCTGGACTCCATCtttgttattttacagttcTGTAAATTCAGATAATCAGTGGTCAACAGCGTTTGAATGCCACCACGAAAGGTCAGCACGACTTTGATCAAAGTTCCCAAAGCTAAGCTTCCCAGCATCGACACTGTCCAgaatttttaaaatatttgtttatatcaCTTGATGCAGCCAGTGTGTGTTGCACATAAATTCAAATGTAACTGGAGAATGACTTTGCACCATACGGAGCCCCCTGAAGTCCCAAAAGATCCTACATCTTTTaatcttcattttaaaaaaatTGCATAAAATATGGATCTTGTGTGAACAAGTTAAAAGCTAGTGTACACaagatatacatattttatgtgATGTACACATTAAGATGTACAAACAAGACATTAACTAGTGTGTACAAGATACATATGCCTTGAGCAAAAGAGATTCATGGTTTTCTTGAAAACCAGATAACTGACATGCACAAGATATGGATCTTGTGTGCACAAGATAATAATTtatgcacaaaataaaaaaatatatcatcACTTTAGGGGTTCTGTACTTTACAGACTGGGGATGCACGATATATAATCGGAGCGATTAGTATCTATTATTCCGATAATGTAATTAGAGTTGATAAATTAGGCCGATAATACAAAGCCTAATTGCTTTCATTGACATAACAAGTGCAGCATCTACACACTCCGCTACAGTAGGCGGTTTGCACCTTCAAAGTTGGTTTGCGATACAGCAGTAAAACacagaagaacaagaacagcTGACTAGAGAGCCAAACATGTGGTCGCCGGTGTGGACATTTTTCAGTTTCACATCTAAGTCTTTCTTACCCTCATGTGTGCAtaaacttcttttctttttttaaatacaaatatgtgaAATGATCAGGTATCTTATCGGTATCGGCCATGAGAAGCAGGTAATTATCGGTTATTGCATCAGTTGGAAATAAATCCATATCGTGCAAATCCCTGTTCCAGACCTACTGTATGTGCAAACATTGCATCAAGTGTTCTTCTTAGAGCCAACATATAATTCAGACTATTGTTTCTTGCTGAttagaaaaaatattattattattattattattattattattattattattattattattatgtttgttatTATGTTTCAGTTAAGAAATGGCTTGGATGTCCTCTCGGGGAAGTGAGTAATGCCAAAACTACTTTACATTATCCGGAGCATTGCTAATTAATACTAGTGTTGTAAtccaaactaaatataatttagttttcATGTATGACATAAAAAAACAGTGCATTGACTTTAAAGTGGAACTTTTTTCAAAAATCTAACAAATAGCCATAATGTATCCACAATATTGGCTTGAGAGACACTTCCAGCATTTCTACTATGACACAAGAGCTGAATTTCCTCATGTTGTGAAATGGAAACAGCGGAAACAGATGGGCGCACATGAAGGGAAGTGTGCTTCAGAAACACAATGCCGTCTGTATGAGTCATACATGAGATAGCGAACTGTACTGTTAAAAGTAAATATCATTTTCTCACCAACTTGCTCGCACAGCTTCGATGTCACTCACTAAGTTTTGGGCCAAACAAATTCCAAAAATCtgtagatgaaagaaaaaaaacaacataaaattgCAACAttagacattaaaaaaaaaaaatatatatatatatatatattctggaACTTTATAAAAGGTTGAACAAGTGAATGGAACTGGCCTGCAGTAGTGCAACTCCAATAAAGATCCCGGCCACCAAGGTGAGGTTGTCCTGTAGCCACTTCTCAAACTGCGGCACGCAGCCTTTCACATTGATGTAGTCCTTCTGCTCCGAGTCCTGCGGTGAACATAACCTGCTGTGATCATCTTTACATTCTGACTGTGTGTACTCGTACCAAAGATTACAAACATTTCCAGACAACTATTAATCTTCAAGGAAGTAAAAGCAGCAGGTTAAAACTTTGGAAACTTAAGTCTAGAATGTGAATGTGGTTTAGGTTCATGTCTTCTCATAGACAAAAACAAAGGTAATGTTTATCAGTTCTCAAACGATAATAAAAACTATGAATATTCATATTCAGTTTTTATGATGATCTCTGATGTGACCATTTTCCCACCCTTTAAGAGACAATTGGTTATCGTTTTTAAATCTTGCTAgatttaatgcagctttaacctGCTTAAAATCCTTGTTTGTAATAATTAGCTCTACATCATTCATTAATATCAAGTTGagataaaatattacattttccaaataaaaaatatataacggGCTGATGTGGGAGCATCAAAATAGAAGAAATTAAAGTGAGTGAGTCGACTAGATATGTTACTTACTGGTTTAGCTCGAATGTCGTATCCACACTGAGTGTTTATTACATCCTCCTGGAGACAGAAAGATTTTAACGGGTTAAAATGCAAAAAGGAAAAATTACAATTAGCCAGGCATTATGTGCTTAACTCTTGTGTCCTGAGCCCCGGTTCATTTCTGGCCCTGGTgcgtacagtatgtgcatggtAACTCTAGAAATGTGAGGGACTCGTACCGCCGGGTCCTTGGTGCAACAGGAGAAGGGAACTCCACACTTTTCCCGACTGGGATTCGCATCAGTACAGTTAAAGTAGATGTTCAGGTTCCAGTCGTCGGCTCCAAACGCACCGCAGCAGTCCCACTGAAGTCGGACACAGAGGAAAGAATTGTTAAAAAAGTTTCCTATTGTTGGAATCTCCATTTGTAGACATGTAGACGTAGAAATGATAAAAGCCCTTTCTGAAAGTGCAGATCGCGAGTGGACCTGAATTGCATTCAACGTACATATTCCTGAGTGAAATCAATGAGGTTCTGTAGATCGATGTCGTCCCGGTACGCCCGAATGTTATTGTTGATGAACAGGTTGAGCTGGTCTTTAATCCAGTCCTTGAAGACAAACGCCAGGATTCCCGTCGTCAACTCCAAGAAAAAGATGATTCCCAGAAACACGGA
This window harbors:
- the tspan5a gene encoding tetraspanin-5a, translated to MSGNYYKGNEVSCCIKYFIFGFNILFWLLGMALVGIGLWAWSEKGVLSNISSITDLGGLDPVWLFMVVGGIMFILGFAGCIGALRENTFLLKFFSVFLGIIFFLELTTGILAFVFKDWIKDQLNLFINNNIRAYRDDIDLQNLIDFTQEYWDCCGAFGADDWNLNIYFNCTDANPSREKCGVPFSCCTKDPAEDVINTQCGYDIRAKPDSEQKDYINVKGCVPQFEKWLQDNLTLVAGIFIGVALLQIFGICLAQNLVSDIEAVRASCFFT